In Mercenaria mercenaria strain notata chromosome 13, MADL_Memer_1, whole genome shotgun sequence, a single window of DNA contains:
- the LOC123530529 gene encoding centrosomal protein of 95 kDa-like isoform X2: MGPKAVTFSEEDKAIVNKLNALLDQLHVPSRINTVADIGAGVFVTLYEGLCGEQLPGIIRSASTREDEIHNCQIVIDSLAGDVLHTSLTHISGADVIDGSREGINNLAEIFSGLLEYMLNKIDSDASTDNEDGQNLTTDDPDLITREQIDEILESELRRERLINEAAGIKNAGPTARWVEESSPPRRRRGEDKDGLDLTVEDLSLSPAKDQVDSTADLIRETEELERRLLEEKRILEATKQQKERLLNSRTDRESRFTGDTERMPEPKTSQPQDSNRGRKSPVAERPEKTEGLVRERESRADLIRRLENDPRYKYMLPPSQSQTQAQDEETDETFKSLQNMVEETAAMARAAVDCSPSRAKSMLENLEAVNSQRRAVAASKSPFRGQGRSGVNVRSRRDQQDLRQRTNKRASPSARRASPKATDKLSDTELTPSRAKRKVSFLVERSLTDSSPSVGNPSPVKGRTGAKSRSSAAASGSYLSFEDMYSDKENTSYEDRLKKQYHDILANLSDEGSPERFRSAADYRKDKYKQLASRPRALYTVGDTQKLVEQEKQSGKKKIGFLQKIYREDLDELLDEAEYLMGKNRQTAKEMEKEYQKKMFSGVKTKPKEEKEGPSVLKKKTRRAQPKAVSSKVKKSTPGTSLVKPQKKTLTIKDDDDILPMLLEEFPHLHLSLHTWHELWRKGLTQIEQVTRAHQEVRRKKSHAQNQLEEAEKRQEILVNIMKKELEHNQRLKEIKERQASAISSRNKIHERRMQSARSRHYYDEYQVRMRSKMLKRRTREEMVFKKLFKDGLEIQKERISELRKYAKEQRDGQAKTQRDEIESMENYYRDQFQMLAENIAKEKKELEVREKAQHKALSTMKKDLRKKMEGEIKLLQEQLVRDDDDTYFRQLDADRVIHDLKMAKYQVRV; the protein is encoded by the exons ATGGGTCCAAAGGCTGTCACATTCTCAGAAGAGGATAAAG CCATTGTGAACAAGCTGAATGCCCTGCTGGACCAACTTCATGTTCCAAGTCGTATCAACACGGTGGCTGACATTGGGGCTGGGGTGTTTGTCACATTGTATGAAGGGCTATGTGGAGAACAGCTCCCAG GTATAATAAGGTCAGCCAGTACAAGAGAGGATGAAATTCATAACTGTCAGATTGTGATAGACTCACTAGCTGGTGATGTTCTGCACACGTCCCTCACTCACATCAGTGGGGCAGATGTTATTGATGGAAGCAGAGAGGGGATCAACAACCTTGCTGAGATATTCTCAGGTCTGCTGGAATACATGCTCAACAAGATTGATAGCGATGCTTCCACAGATAATG AAGATGGTCAGAATTTAACTACTGATGACCCTGATCTGATCACACGGGAACAGATAGACGAGATACTGGAGTCAGAACTGCGGAGAGAGAGGCTTATAAATGAGGCAGCGGGCATCAAAAATGCAGGTCCCACAGCTAGATGGGTAGAAGA GTCTAGTCCACCCAGAAGGAGACGAGGAGAAGACAAAGATGGCCTGGATTTAACTGTAGAGGATTTGTCTCTATCTCCAGCAAAAG ACCAAGTTGACTCCACAGCCGATTTAATAAGAGAAACTGAAGAGCTTGAGAGGCGTTTATTGGAAGAGAAAAGAATCCTTGAAGCAACAAAACAACAGAAAGAAAGACTGCTCAACAGTAGAACTGATAGAGAATCAAGATTTACTGGGGATACCGAGCGAATGCCAGAACCCAAGACTTCACAGCCACAAGACTCGAACAGAGGGAGAAAGTCTCCTGTAGCTGAGAGACCAGAGAAAACTGAAG GTTTAGTTAGAGAGAGGGAGAGTAGGGCTGATTTAATACGGCGATTGGAGAACGATCCTCGGTACAAGTATATGCTGCCGCCTTCACAAAGTCAGACACAGGCACAGGATGAGGAAACTGACGAGACATTTAAAAGTCTACAGAATATGGTGGAAGAAACGGCAGCCATGGCACGTGCAGCAGTAGACTGCAGCCCATCACGTGCAAAGTCAATGTTAGAGAATTTAGAGGCAGTTAATTCACAAAGGAG GGCGGTTGCTGCTTCTAAATCTCCATTCAGAGGTCAGGGAAGGTCAGGGGTCAATGTTAGGTCAAGGAGGGATCAGCAAGATCTTAGACAAAGAACAAACAAACGTGCCTCACCCTCTGCTAGAAGAGCCAGTCCTAAAGCCACTGACAAACTCTCTGATACTGAG CTTACACCAAGCAGGGCAAAGAGGAAGGTATCATTCTTGGTCGAGCGGTCGTTAACAGATTCAAGTCCAAGTGTAGGAAACCCTAGTCCTGTAAA GGGAAGAACTGGTGCCAAATCAAGAAGTTCAGCTGCTGCTAGTGGTAGTTATCTGTCCTTTGAAGACATGTACAGTGACAAGGAAAATACCAGCTATGAAGACAGACTGAAGAAACA GTACCATGATATCCTGGCTAATCTCTCGGATGAAGGTTCACCAGAAAGGTTTCGATCAGCTGCTGATTACAGGAAGGACAAGTACAAACAACTGGCCAGTAGACCACGAGCTCTCTATACAGTGGGAGATACTCAGAAACTTGTAGAACAAGAAAAACAATCTGGGAAGAAAAAGATAGGT TTCTTGCAGAAGATTTATCGTGAGGATTTAGATGAGCTTCTAGATGAAGCAGAATATCTGATGGGTAAAAACAGACAGACAGCAAAAGAAATG GAAAAAGAATATCAGAAAAAGATGTTTTCGGGTGTAAAAACAAAgccaaaagaagaaaaagaag GTCCGTCAGTACTAAAGAAGAAAACTCGTAGAGCTCAACCAAAGGCTGTCAGTAGTAAGGTGAAGAAATCAACTCCAGGAACCAGTCTCGTCAAACCTCAAAAGAAAACAT taaccatcaaagatgatgatgatattttGCCAATGTTGTTAGAGGAGTTTCCACATTTACACCTATCCCTTCACACATGGCACGAGTTGTGGCGTAAAGGGCTTACACAGATTGAGCAGGTAACTCGTGCTCACCAAGAAGTCAGGAGGAAAAAATCTCATGCTCAAAATCAG TTGGAGGAAGCGGAGAAGAGACAGGAAATTCTCGTAAACATCATGAAAAAAGAATTGGAACACAACCAGAGATTG AAAGAGATAAAAGAACGTCAAGCAAGCGCTATATCATCTCGTAACAAGATCCATGAGAGACGTATGCAGTCAGCGAGATCAAGGCATTATTACGATGAGTACCAAGTTAGAATGAGATCCAAAATGTTAAAGAGAAGAACTAGAGAAGAaatg GTATTcaaaaagttgttcaaagatgGTTTGGAGATTCAGAAAGAAAGAATTTCTGAACTGAGGAAATACGCTAAGGAGCAGAGAGATGGTCAGGCAAAAACACAGCGAGATGAGATAGAATCTATGGAAAATTA
- the LOC123530529 gene encoding centrosomal protein of 95 kDa-like isoform X1: MGPKAVTFSEEDKAIVNKLNALLDQLHVPSRINTVADIGAGVFVTLYEGLCGEQLPGIIRSASTREDEIHNCQIVIDSLAGDVLHTSLTHISGADVIDGSREGINNLAEIFSGLLEYMLNKIDSDASTDNEEDGQNLTTDDPDLITREQIDEILESELRRERLINEAAGIKNAGPTARWVEESSPPRRRRGEDKDGLDLTVEDLSLSPAKDQVDSTADLIRETEELERRLLEEKRILEATKQQKERLLNSRTDRESRFTGDTERMPEPKTSQPQDSNRGRKSPVAERPEKTEGLVRERESRADLIRRLENDPRYKYMLPPSQSQTQAQDEETDETFKSLQNMVEETAAMARAAVDCSPSRAKSMLENLEAVNSQRRAVAASKSPFRGQGRSGVNVRSRRDQQDLRQRTNKRASPSARRASPKATDKLSDTELTPSRAKRKVSFLVERSLTDSSPSVGNPSPVKGRTGAKSRSSAAASGSYLSFEDMYSDKENTSYEDRLKKQYHDILANLSDEGSPERFRSAADYRKDKYKQLASRPRALYTVGDTQKLVEQEKQSGKKKIGFLQKIYREDLDELLDEAEYLMGKNRQTAKEMEKEYQKKMFSGVKTKPKEEKEGPSVLKKKTRRAQPKAVSSKVKKSTPGTSLVKPQKKTLTIKDDDDILPMLLEEFPHLHLSLHTWHELWRKGLTQIEQVTRAHQEVRRKKSHAQNQLEEAEKRQEILVNIMKKELEHNQRLKEIKERQASAISSRNKIHERRMQSARSRHYYDEYQVRMRSKMLKRRTREEMVFKKLFKDGLEIQKERISELRKYAKEQRDGQAKTQRDEIESMENYYRDQFQMLAENIAKEKKELEVREKAQHKALSTMKKDLRKKMEGEIKLLQEQLVRDDDDTYFRQLDADRVIHDLKMAKYQVRV; this comes from the exons ATGGGTCCAAAGGCTGTCACATTCTCAGAAGAGGATAAAG CCATTGTGAACAAGCTGAATGCCCTGCTGGACCAACTTCATGTTCCAAGTCGTATCAACACGGTGGCTGACATTGGGGCTGGGGTGTTTGTCACATTGTATGAAGGGCTATGTGGAGAACAGCTCCCAG GTATAATAAGGTCAGCCAGTACAAGAGAGGATGAAATTCATAACTGTCAGATTGTGATAGACTCACTAGCTGGTGATGTTCTGCACACGTCCCTCACTCACATCAGTGGGGCAGATGTTATTGATGGAAGCAGAGAGGGGATCAACAACCTTGCTGAGATATTCTCAGGTCTGCTGGAATACATGCTCAACAAGATTGATAGCGATGCTTCCACAGATAATG AAGAAGATGGTCAGAATTTAACTACTGATGACCCTGATCTGATCACACGGGAACAGATAGACGAGATACTGGAGTCAGAACTGCGGAGAGAGAGGCTTATAAATGAGGCAGCGGGCATCAAAAATGCAGGTCCCACAGCTAGATGGGTAGAAGA GTCTAGTCCACCCAGAAGGAGACGAGGAGAAGACAAAGATGGCCTGGATTTAACTGTAGAGGATTTGTCTCTATCTCCAGCAAAAG ACCAAGTTGACTCCACAGCCGATTTAATAAGAGAAACTGAAGAGCTTGAGAGGCGTTTATTGGAAGAGAAAAGAATCCTTGAAGCAACAAAACAACAGAAAGAAAGACTGCTCAACAGTAGAACTGATAGAGAATCAAGATTTACTGGGGATACCGAGCGAATGCCAGAACCCAAGACTTCACAGCCACAAGACTCGAACAGAGGGAGAAAGTCTCCTGTAGCTGAGAGACCAGAGAAAACTGAAG GTTTAGTTAGAGAGAGGGAGAGTAGGGCTGATTTAATACGGCGATTGGAGAACGATCCTCGGTACAAGTATATGCTGCCGCCTTCACAAAGTCAGACACAGGCACAGGATGAGGAAACTGACGAGACATTTAAAAGTCTACAGAATATGGTGGAAGAAACGGCAGCCATGGCACGTGCAGCAGTAGACTGCAGCCCATCACGTGCAAAGTCAATGTTAGAGAATTTAGAGGCAGTTAATTCACAAAGGAG GGCGGTTGCTGCTTCTAAATCTCCATTCAGAGGTCAGGGAAGGTCAGGGGTCAATGTTAGGTCAAGGAGGGATCAGCAAGATCTTAGACAAAGAACAAACAAACGTGCCTCACCCTCTGCTAGAAGAGCCAGTCCTAAAGCCACTGACAAACTCTCTGATACTGAG CTTACACCAAGCAGGGCAAAGAGGAAGGTATCATTCTTGGTCGAGCGGTCGTTAACAGATTCAAGTCCAAGTGTAGGAAACCCTAGTCCTGTAAA GGGAAGAACTGGTGCCAAATCAAGAAGTTCAGCTGCTGCTAGTGGTAGTTATCTGTCCTTTGAAGACATGTACAGTGACAAGGAAAATACCAGCTATGAAGACAGACTGAAGAAACA GTACCATGATATCCTGGCTAATCTCTCGGATGAAGGTTCACCAGAAAGGTTTCGATCAGCTGCTGATTACAGGAAGGACAAGTACAAACAACTGGCCAGTAGACCACGAGCTCTCTATACAGTGGGAGATACTCAGAAACTTGTAGAACAAGAAAAACAATCTGGGAAGAAAAAGATAGGT TTCTTGCAGAAGATTTATCGTGAGGATTTAGATGAGCTTCTAGATGAAGCAGAATATCTGATGGGTAAAAACAGACAGACAGCAAAAGAAATG GAAAAAGAATATCAGAAAAAGATGTTTTCGGGTGTAAAAACAAAgccaaaagaagaaaaagaag GTCCGTCAGTACTAAAGAAGAAAACTCGTAGAGCTCAACCAAAGGCTGTCAGTAGTAAGGTGAAGAAATCAACTCCAGGAACCAGTCTCGTCAAACCTCAAAAGAAAACAT taaccatcaaagatgatgatgatattttGCCAATGTTGTTAGAGGAGTTTCCACATTTACACCTATCCCTTCACACATGGCACGAGTTGTGGCGTAAAGGGCTTACACAGATTGAGCAGGTAACTCGTGCTCACCAAGAAGTCAGGAGGAAAAAATCTCATGCTCAAAATCAG TTGGAGGAAGCGGAGAAGAGACAGGAAATTCTCGTAAACATCATGAAAAAAGAATTGGAACACAACCAGAGATTG AAAGAGATAAAAGAACGTCAAGCAAGCGCTATATCATCTCGTAACAAGATCCATGAGAGACGTATGCAGTCAGCGAGATCAAGGCATTATTACGATGAGTACCAAGTTAGAATGAGATCCAAAATGTTAAAGAGAAGAACTAGAGAAGAaatg GTATTcaaaaagttgttcaaagatgGTTTGGAGATTCAGAAAGAAAGAATTTCTGAACTGAGGAAATACGCTAAGGAGCAGAGAGATGGTCAGGCAAAAACACAGCGAGATGAGATAGAATCTATGGAAAATTA